TAAATGCTGAGGGTGGCGGCTTCGGGGCGCCGCTTCACGTACCAGTCGAAGAAGATGCGCGACACGAAGATGGCCGTGAACATGGAGGTCAGGATGCCCAGGATCAGGGTCACGGCGAACCCGCGCACGGGCCCGGTGCCGAACTGGTAGAGGATCACCGCCGTGAGCACGCTGGTCAGGTTGGCGTCGACGATGGTCAGAGTGGCCCGGCTGAAGCCCAGATCCACCGCCGCCGCCGCGCTCAGGCCCAGGCGGATTTCCTCGCGTATGCGTTCGTAGATGAGCACGTTGGCGTCCACCGCCATGCCGATGGTCAGGATGATGCCCGCGATGCCCGGCAGGGTCAGGGTGGCGCCGAAGGCGGCCAGCCCGGCCATGGTCAGGACGATGTTCAGCAGCAGGACCACGTCGGCCACCAGCCCGGAGAGGCCGTAGTAGGCGATCATGAAGAGGATGATGGCCGCGCCGCCGACCAGGGTGGAGATCACGCCCTTGTCGATGGATTCCTGTCCCAGGGAGGGACCGACGGTGCGCTGTTCAAGCACGGTCACGGGCGCGGGCAGAGAACCGGCGCGCAGGACGACGGCCAGGTCGGCGGCCTCCTCGGGAGTGAAGCTGCCGGTGATGCTGGCGCGGCCCCCGGAGATCTTCTCCTGGATGACCGGGGCCGAATAGACCTTGCCGTCCAGGACGATGGCCATGCGCTTCTTCACGTTTTCGCCCGTGAGGCGCTCGAAGGTCTTGGCCCCGCGCGGGTTGAAGGCGATACCCACGTAGGGTTCGCCGTAGTTGCCGAAGTGTACCTGGGCGTCGCTGATGGCCTCGCCGGTGAGCACGGCCTCCTTGCGGAGCACGATGGGTTGCTCGGAATAGCCGCCGGCCTTGTTGCGGTGCATGAGCATGGAAAGCTCGGTGCCGGGCGGCACGATGCCCTTGACCGCCTGGGCCGGGTCGGCGCTGTCGTCGACCATCTTGAACTCCAGGTGGGCGGTCTTGCCGATGATCTTGATGGCCCGCTCGGGATCCTGCAGGCCGGGCAGCTGGACCTGGATGCGGTTCTCATCCTGCTGTTTGCGAATGTCCGGCTCGGCCACACCGAACTCATCGATGCGGTTGCGGATGGTCTTCACGGCCTGATCCAAGGTCATCTTGGTCAACTGCTTCACATACTCGGGCGTGAAGGCCAGGGTATAGACGGCGCGGCCCTCGCGGACCTCCTTGTTGTCCACCCGGAGATTGCCGAACTGTTTTTTGAGGATGCCTTCGAAGGCGTCCTGCTTCTCCAGCGTGAGCAACTGGGTCTCGATCTTCCCGCCCGGCAGAAGCGCGGGCTTGAGGACCACGATGTCGTCCTCGCGGGCGGAGTTGCGCAGGTCGTCTCCGGCGATGGACAGGCTGTTTTCCAAGGCCTTCTTCATGTCCACGCCCAAGGTCAGATGGATGCCGCCCTTGAGGTCGAGACCGAGATTGATGCGGCGGTTGGGCAAGAACTTGGCCAGGGGCGAGTCCTGCACGGCCGGAATGGAGGGCAGGACGTAGGCGGCCCCGAGGATGATCACCACCAGGGTGAGGGCCACTCTCCAAGTCATGTTTTTCATGGATTCTCCCGAACGGGTCCTTGGACGAAAACCGGCGGGCGCGCCAGAAAGACAGGGGCGAACCCTCCGAAAAAGCTCCGGGAGCGGTCCGCCTCACTGCCTCGCCGCGGCCCAGGGCCGGACGGGTTGCGAAAGCCTGCTACTTCTCTTCCTTGTCGGCCTTGCGCACCGGATTCATCAATCCGGCAACGTAATTCCGGTTCACTTTCACGGTCACGCCCTGGGCGATCTCCACGGTCAGGGAGTCTCCATCCACGTCCAGGACGGCGCCTTCGAGGCCGCCGGCGGTGAGAACCTTGTCGCCCTTGCGGATGCCCGCCAACATTTCCTTGTGCTGTTTGGCCTTCTTCTGCTGCGGGCGGATGAGCAGGAAGTAGAAGATGGCGAACATGAGAATGAGCGGCAGGAACGCGGTGATCGGGTTGCCGCCTTCTGCGCCGGCGCCGCCGGTGGAGCCCATGGCGTGGGCGATGGAATCAAAAAACATGAGACCTCCTCGGTTCGTTTGCCCGGATCAGGCCGGGACGTACAAGTTGCCGTACGGACGATGCGAGAAGGGGCGGACCTTGACGAATTTTTCGGCCATGATCTTCTTCGCGTCCACCTGGAGCTCCTTGGCGTAGTCCTTGACGACACCCGCGATGACCTTCAGATCGTCGGCGTCGCAAGGCTGGGTGTGCAGATGGGGGCCAAGCTGCTCCGGGGGAACATCGCCCCGGACGTAGATGACGCCGCCGTGCATGCCGGTGCCCAGGCTCCTTCCCGCTATCGGCGCGTCAGGCTTACCAGAAAACATTCCGAGAAGCAAAATGATTCCGCCGGCCATATATTCGCCCAGGAAATCACCGGCCTTGCCACCGACAACGATGATCGGAAGCTTGTCCATGTAGGCCTTCATGTGGATTCCCACGCGGTAGCCCACGTCGCCCTTGATGAAGATGCGGCCGCCGCGCATGGCGTAGCCGATGACGTCTCCGGCCATGCCCTCGACCACCACAAGACCGTCATCCATGGTGTTGCCCACGCCGTCCTGGGCGTTGGCGGCCACGCGGATCGCCGGACCGCGCATGAACGCGCCCATGTCCTGACCGGGCACACCCTTGACCAGGAAGCGCAGGTCGCCGATGAGGCCGGTGGCGATATAGCGCTGGCTGTTGACGTCTTCCAGGACGAAGTCGGTGTAGCCCGCGTCCACGGCCTCGCGGATTTTTTCATTGAACTGGCGATAATACGTCTCGCCCGCGTTCAGGGTCATCTTCTTGCGCGCTTTCGTTGCCATCGGTTCAGGCCTCCAGATTCACGATGACGGGTTCCCCGGCCTTGGGCATCCAGACCGAGTCCAGCTCCGGGCAGACAAGCCGCACCGCGCTTTCCTCGCTGGACATGAAGACCATGTCGTCCTTCTCGGCCACCAGGAGGGGGCGCAACTTGATGCGGTCGTTGAGGCCCATGAGCCCCGTGTTGTCGGCCACCAGGATGGCGAAGGGACCGTTGAGCAGGGCCGGACCGTAGACGGCCCGCAGCGTGGTGTAGAGTTCCCTGTCCTCCTCGGGCATGCGCGCGATCTCGTCCCAGAACGGCGGGGCGAAGACCTTGGCCGCCATCTCCTTGGACAGTCCGTGCTTGCGGATGAGCAGATCCAGAAGGTAGGCGACCACCTCGGTGTCGGTCATCAGGGTGCAGATGTAGTTGTGTTCGCAGAGGAAACGACGGTTGATGCCGTACGAGCTGATCTCGCCGTTATGCACGATGGACCAGTCCAGCAGCGTGAAGGGGTGCGCCCCGCCCCACCAGCCCGGGGTGTTGGTGGGAAAGCGGTTGTGTCCGGTCCAGATGTAGGCGCTGTATTCCTCCAGGCGGAAGAAGTCGGCCATGTCCTCGGGGAAGCCCACTCCCTTGAACGCTCCCATGTTCTTGCCGCTGGAGAAGACGAAGGCCCCGGGCACGCCGGAGTTGATCTTCATGACCACGGAAACCACGTAGTCCTTCTCGTCCAGCACTTCCTTCATGTCCTGGGGGCGGTCCTTCAGGGGCTTGAGGAAGAAGCGCCAGACCACGGGCGGGTTCTTCACCGAGAGCACGCGTCGGGTGGGAATGGGCTCCGAGGCGTGAATGGTGAAGTATTGCTTGAGGACTTCCTCGGCGGCGTCCAGCCCGGCCTGGTTGTCGCACATGAGGTGGAAGGCATAGAGGTCCGCGCGGTCCGGATAGATGCCGTAGGCCGCGAAGCCGCCGCCCAGGCCGTTGCCCCGGTCGTGCATGCAGGCCATGGCCTTGATGGGCACTTCGCCGTTGATCAGGCCTTTTTTCTTGTGGATGACGCCGAAGATGCCGCAACCGGCGATGTCCTTCTGGAAGTCGTAGTATCTTTCAGGTGCTTTCATCGGTTCCTCGCTTCGGCCTACTTGCCGCCGCCGTCCGGGTTCCAGGTCTTCTCGAAGACCTGCTCGGGCCACAGGAAGACGCCCGGCTCGCCGTGCATGAGCGTGCGCTTGGCGTCCCCGGGCAGGGGCATGCGGAATTTGATGAAGGACGTGTACATGCCGGCGTTGTCGATGTCGCCCACGAGCACGTAGCCCACCAGCCGGTCGTCCTTGAAGACGAGCTTGCGGTAGGTCTGGCGTTTCTCGTCCAGGTGGAAGGATATCTCGTACTCCTCGGGCTTGGGCGGATTCACCTGGCCCACGGAGACGGTAGGCAGACCGTAGAAGCTGATGGAGTTCATGGCCAGGCCGCCCTCGTATTTCTCCCCCGCCCCGGCCATGTTGCGCCCGGCGTAGTATCCCTGGTTGTAGGCGTTGGGCCAGATGGGAACCACGCGGTTGTCCTCGGTGATCATGTCCCGGGCCTGGGCCACGTCGCCGGCGGCGTACACGCCCTTGGTCCCGGTCTGAAGCTGATCGTCCACCAGAACGCCCCGGTCGGTCTTGATTCCGGCCTCCTTGGCCAGCGCCGCGTTGGGCACCACGCCGATGGCTACGATGACCGCCTCGCAGGGCACGAACATGCCGTCCGTGGTGAGCACGCCCATGACATGGCCCTTGTCGTCGCGGTGGATCTCCTTGGCCGTGACGCCGCAGCGTACGCCGATGCCGGTTTCGGCCAGACGGCGGGCGGCCAGGCGGCCGGCGTTCTCGTCGAAGGCCGCCGAAAGCACCCGCGAGGAGAGCTCCAGGATGGTCACGTCCACGCCCCGGTCGAAGAGGCTCTCGGCCGCCTTGAGGCCGATGAGTCCGCCGCCGATGACCACGGCGCGCTTGAGTTTTTTGGACGCGGCGATGAGCGCCTGGGCGTGGTCCAGGTTGGTGAAGTTATAGATGTCCGGGCCTTCGGAGCCGGGGATGGGCGGATTGAAGGGCACCCCGCCGGTGGCCAGGAGCAGCCGGTCGTAGGGAATGACTTCGCCCTTGTTGGTGGTCACGGTTTTTTTCTTGGCGTCGATGCCCGTGGCCGTGGTGTTCAGGCGCAGATCGACGCACATGCGGCGGTAGAAGTCTTCGCTGCGCAGATTCAGGCGCTCGGGTCCGATCTTGCCCGCCAGAAGATAGGAGATGAGCGGGCGACCGTAGGCCGGAACGTGTTCCGAGCCCAGAACCACGATGGTCCCCTCCTGGTCCAGCCTGCGGATTCCCTCAATGGCCCCGATGGAGGCCACGCCGTTGCCGATGATGACGTAGGTCATGGTCGTGCTCCTTGGGGGTTCAGCGTTCCTCGAAGATGAGGGCCCGGTTCGGACAGGCGGCCACGCAAGCGGGACCGCCCTCGCGGTCCTTGCAGAGGTCGCACTTGACGATCTTGTTCAGGGTGGGATGTCGCTGGATCGCTCCGTAGGGGCAGGCCATGAGGCAGGACCAGCAGCCCACGCATTTGTCCATGTCGTAGGTGGTGGTTCCGGTCTCGGGATCCTTTTGCAGGGCCCCGGAGATGCAGGCGGCCACGCAGGAGGGGTCGTCGCAGTGGCGGCAGGACAGGGCCACGCAGGTCGGGCCGTTTTCCTGGAAGCGCTTGCAGCTCTTGAGACCGTCCTCCAGGCGTTCCTTGGTGTAGGCGATGATCAGATCCTTGCTCTTGGAATGCACGGTGATGCAGGCCAGCTCGCAGAGGTGGCAGCCGATGCAGAATTCCTTGTTCGGATAGACGCGTTTCATGACGTTCCCCCTAGCGACCAGCGTGCTTCACGCCCAGGATGTCCATCTCCGTGGAGGAAAGACCCACGGCTCGGAGCTTGTCGCGGTTGCCGCGCAGGCTCTCGATGGAGTTCAGGCCCATGCCGCCAAGCATCTCCTCGATCTCGTGGCCCCAGGCCCGGACCAGATTGGCCATCTTTTTGGCCGCGATGTCCGGGTTCTGGCGCTTGGAGAGTTTGGCGTCGTTGGTGGCGATGCCCCAGGGACACTTGCCGGTGTAGCACTTGCCGCAGAGCGTGCAGCCCACGGCCAGCAGCGCGGCGGTGGCGATGTAGCAGGCGTCCGCGCCCAGGGCGATGGCCTTGACCACGTCGGCGCTGCAGCGTGTGCCGCCCGCGGCTACGATGGAGGCCCGGTTGCGGATGCCTTCGTCGCGCAGGCGCTGATCCACGGCGGCGATGGCCAGTTCGATGGGGATGCCGACGTTGTCGCGGATCATGGCCGGAGCCGCGCCCGTGCCGCCCCGTATGCCGTCGATGGCCACGATGTCGGCCCCGGCGCGCACGATGCCCGAGGCGATGGCGGCCACGTTGTGCACGGCCGCGATCTTCACCGAAACCGGCACCCGGTAGCGTGAGGCTTCCTTGAGGGCGAAGATGAGTTGATGCAGATCCTCGATGGAGTAGATGTCGTGGTGCGGGGCGGGCGAGATGGCGTCCGAACCCACCGGGATCATGCGCGTCTCGGAGACCTTCTCGTTGATTTTTTCGCCCGGCAGATGGCCGCCGATGCCCGGTTTGGCTCCCTGGCCGATCTTGATCTCGATGCCCGCTCCGGCGTTCAGGTAGTCGGGGTCCACGCCGAAGCGGCCCGAGGCCACCTGGACGATGGTGTTCTTTCCATACTGATAGAGCGACTTGTGCAGTCCGCCCTCGCCGGTGTTGTAACAGATGCCCAGTTCCGTGGCGGCCCGGGCCATGGCCACGTGCAGGTTGAAGTTGATCGAGCCGAAGCTCATGGCCGAGAACATGATCGGGTAGTTCAGTTCGATCTGCGGCCCGAGCTTGGTGGACAGCTTGGGTTTGGCCTTTTTGCCTTTGCCCGTGGTGGTGAACTCCACCCGATCCGGCTTGGAGCCGAGGAAGGTCTTCAGCTCCATGGGCTCGCGCAGGGGGTCGATGGAGGGGTTCGTGACCTGGCTTGCGTCCAGGAGGAGCTTGTCCCAGTAGACCGGGATGTCCACGGGCGAGCCCATGCCCGCCAGCAGGACGCCGCCGGTGTCGGCTTGCTTGTAGATATTTTTGAGGAAGACAGGTCGCCAGCAGGCATTGGGGCGGAACTCGGACTGGTTGAGCCGGATGCAGAGGGCTCCGGTGGGACAAAGGGCTTCGCAGCGATGGCAGCCGACGCACTTGGTGTTGTCGTGGCGAACCATTTGCCGCGCCTCGTCCCAGTAATGGGCCTCATAGGCGCATTGTCGGATGCAGACCTTGCAGTTGATGCACAGGTCTCTGTCCCGCACGATTCGGTAGTCGTGGTAGTTCTTGTTGATTGGTTGGAACAGCAAGTCCGCCACCTCGCTCCATGAAGAGTTGACACATCTTCCCCCGCTGTCGGCCGGGCCGGTTCGCGGCCGTCAAAGATGGGGGCGACCAGGAGATGCGCAAAAGGGGAGTCAGAAAATCACAAGAGCCCTACCCTGTCAAGAAGTGGGCCAATGACGTTCCGACAAGGCTTGGTGGCTATTTTTTCCGTCAGAGACGGTTTTTGCCAATTTCGAAAGTGGAAAATTTGTTTTTCAGGGTCCGAACCTGGCAAGCAGCCGGGTTCGGACCCCGATTCGGTCAGGATTTGGCCCAAAAAATCAAACCGAGGGAATGTGGATCCAAAAGCAGGGGATGGTGCGGCAGAATGCGCACCGTGAAGCCGAAACGCCCGGCTTCCGAGGGAATCAGGTCGCCGCGGAAGAGATGCCAACCGTCGCTCAGGACTCCTTCCGGGGTCATGGGCGTGGTCTGGCGGGAGGAAAAACGGTCGTCCTGACCCACGGGACCGTGGTAGATCTGCACGAGGATGTCCTCGGGACGCAGCCCGCCGCCGAGGTAGACCTCGCATTCCACGATGACGGGCTCGCGCACGTATATCTGGCCCGGAGTCTCGACCCGCACGTTGCGCGCGTTGAGCGTACCCCACTTGGTCATCATTTCCATGCGCCAGGAGGCCAGCGCCTTGGCGGGCTCGAAACTGTCGCGCATGAGGTTCAGGAAGTTCGTGTAGGCCGGGAGATAGGCCTTCTCCACATAGTCCTCGACCATGCGGTGGGCGTTGAACACCGGCCCCAGCTCCTTGAGGGCCTCCTTCATGCCCCGGATCCAGGAGCGAGGCAAATTGCCGTGACCCCGGTCGTAGAACTCCGGGATGATCTCGTTCTCCAGCAGGTTGTAGAGGGTCTGGCTTTCCACGAAATCCTGGTAGGCCAAGTCCTCGTATTCCTCGCCCGTGCCTATGGCCCAGCCCAGGCGGTTGTCCGACCGATAGGCCTCGTCCCACCAGCCGTCCAGGGTGCTGCACTGCATCACGCCGTTGGCCATGGCCTTCATGCCGCTGGTGCCGCAGGCCTCCAGGGGGCGGCGCGGGTTGTTCAGCCAGACGTCGCAGCCCTGGACCATGCGGCTGGCGATCTTCATGTCGTAGTCTTCCAGGAAGACCATGTTGTAGCGGCATTCCTCGCGGCGGCAGAATTGGATGAGTTCCTGGATGATCTTCTTGCCTTCGTTGTCCTGGGGGTGGGCCTTGCCCGCGAAGATGAACTGCAGCGGCCTCTTGGCGTCCTGGATCAGGCGCAGGAGGCGCTCCTTGTCCTGGAGCAGGAGGTGGGCCCGCTTGTAGGTGGCGAAGCGCCGGGCGAAACCGATGGTCAGGGCCTGGGGGTCGAGAACCTCCTCGGCCATCTGGAGTTCCTTGCGCCGCGCGCCCTTGGCCAGGAGCTGCTTGCGCAGGCGCTTGCGCACGAAGTCCACCAGGCGTTCGCGCAGGCGTTCGTGAGTGCGCCACAACTCCGCGTCGGGGATGTTCTCGGCGTTGGCCCAGAAGCGGGCGCAGTCAGGATCTTCGCGCCAGTTCACGCCCAGGTAGCGGTCGAAGAGAAGGGCCATGTCCTTGGCCACCCAGGTGGGCATATGCACGCCGTTGGTGATGGCCCCGATGGGCACATCCTCCTCGGGGTACTGCGGCCAGACTTTTTTCCACATGTTGCGCGAGACCTTGCCGTGGAGCTTGCTCACGCCATTGTTGAAGCGCGAGAGCTTGAGGGCCAGGACGGTCATGCAGAACGGCTCGTTGTCGTCGCGTGGGTCTTCGCGGCCAAGGGCCAGGAAGACCTTGTAGGCCAGCCCGAGGCTCCGGACGTAACCTTCGAAATAGGGCCGCATGAGGTCCGGTGGGAACCGGTCGTTTCCGGCGGGGACGGGAGTGTGGGTGGTGAAGACCGAGGACGAGGCCGCCAGCTCTCCGGCCGCCTCGAAGGGCAGATTCTTTTCCTGCATGAAGACCCGGATGCGTTCCAGTCCGGCGAAGGCCGAGTGACCCTCGTTCATGTGGATGACCTTGGGCTCCAGGCCCAGGGCCGTGAGCGCCTTGACCCCGCCGATGCCGAGCAGGATCTCCTGCCAGAGGCGCATTTCCAGGTTGCCGCCGTAGAGACTGGAGGTGATCTGGCGGAAGTGTTCCGGATTCTCGGGCACGTAGGTGTCCAGGAGGAAGAGCCGGATGCGGCCCACCCTGGCCTCCCAGATGCGCGCCGTGAGCGGCTGCCCGGCCAGGTCCACGATGATGCTGACCGGTTCGCCGTCCTTGGTGCGGACCGGATGGACCGGCATCTGATTGAAATCGTTCTCGGGGTAGCGTTCCTGCTGCCAGCCGTCCGGGGTCATGTACTGGCGGAAGTAGCCTTCGCGATAAAGCAGGCCCATGCCCACCAGCGGGATGTTCAGGTCGCTGGCGGATTTCAGGTGGTCGCCCGCCAGGATGCCCAGACCGCCGGAATAGATCGGCAGGCTCAAGGTGATGCCGTATTCGAGGCTGAAATAGGCCACCACCGGGGCGTGGTTCTTGTTTTCCGGGAAGGTGAAGGCCGTGGGCTTGCGGGACATGTACTGGTCCAGGGCCTTCTTGGCGTCCTCCAGGCGGGAGAGGAAGAAGTCGTCCCGGGACAATTCCTCCAGAGTCTTCTGGGGGATGTTGTTCAGGAAGGTCACGGGATTTTCCTGGCAGCGCCGCCAAAGCTCGTGGTCGATGGAGGCGAACAGGTTCAGGATGCGGTCGTTCCAGGAAAAGAAGAGGTTGTAGGCGAGATCCCACATGGCCTCGAGCTTGGGCGGCAATTTCGAAACGACGCTGTATATGCGCAACGGTTGCATGGGGGCTCCTTGCGGTAAAAGGCGTCGGGGGAACACCGATTCTTGAGTCATAGCGGCTCGGGTCTGGAATGGCAAGTCGCGAGCCGTTCATAATAAAGGAAGCGGTTGGTCTCATTGACAGACCGGGGGCATCGGGAGCATGTAAATAAATTCGAAACCGAATACGGGAGCCCCATGCAACCGAGTCCTGTCGATCTGAACGTGAAGGTGAAGTATCTCCGTCCGTTGGCCGAGGAAGCGGGCCTGGCCTACGCCACGCCCTCCTCCGTCGGCCTGGATCTGCGCGCCTGTCTGGACGCGCCCGAGGCTCTCGTGGAGCCGGGCGGCCGTCTGGCCGTGCCCACGGGCATCGCCATTGAAATCGTCGAGCCGAACGTGGCCGGCTTCGTCTTTTCCCGCAGCGGCCTGGGCGCCAAGGACGGTTTGACCGTGGCCCAGGGCGTGGGCGTCATCGACCCGGACTACCGGGGCGAAATCGTGGTCTGGCTCCTCAATACCTCCGGCGAGGTCCGACGAATCGAGCGCGGGCAGCGCATCGCCCAGCTCGTCTTCCTGCCCTGCTTCCAGGCCCGCATCCTGCCCGCGCGGGACCTTTCGGAAACGGATCGCGGGGCCGGAGGATTCGGACACACCGGACACAAATGAGGAATACCATGAACGCCACATTCGATACGATCAAGCAACGGAACGAAAAAGTCATCATGCGGACCTACGGCCGCTACCCCCTGGCCCTGGCCAGGGCCAAGGGCGCGCGGCTTTATGACTCCGACGGCAAGGAATATGTCGACCTGCTGGCGGGAATCGCCGTCTGCGGCCTGGGGCATTGCCGTCCCGAACTGGCCAAGGTCATGGCCGAGCAGGCCGATAAGCTCGTGCATGTGAGCAACCTCTTCTACCAGGAAGAGCAGATCGTGCTGGCCGAGAAGCTGCTTTCCACTTGTCAGGCCGACAAGGTCTTCTTTTGCAACTCCGGGGCCGAGGCCAACGAGGGCGCCATCAAGCTGGC
The genomic region above belongs to Desulfovibrio aminophilus DSM 12254 and contains:
- a CDS encoding NAD(P)/FAD-dependent oxidoreductase, with protein sequence MTYVIIGNGVASIGAIEGIRRLDQEGTIVVLGSEHVPAYGRPLISYLLAGKIGPERLNLRSEDFYRRMCVDLRLNTTATGIDAKKKTVTTNKGEVIPYDRLLLATGGVPFNPPIPGSEGPDIYNFTNLDHAQALIAASKKLKRAVVIGGGLIGLKAAESLFDRGVDVTILELSSRVLSAAFDENAGRLAARRLAETGIGVRCGVTAKEIHRDDKGHVMGVLTTDGMFVPCEAVIVAIGVVPNAALAKEAGIKTDRGVLVDDQLQTGTKGVYAAGDVAQARDMITEDNRVVPIWPNAYNQGYYAGRNMAGAGEKYEGGLAMNSISFYGLPTVSVGQVNPPKPEEYEISFHLDEKRQTYRKLVFKDDRLVGYVLVGDIDNAGMYTSFIKFRMPLPGDAKRTLMHGEPGVFLWPEQVFEKTWNPDGGGK
- the secD gene encoding protein translocase subunit SecD, which codes for MKNMTWRVALTLVVIILGAAYVLPSIPAVQDSPLAKFLPNRRINLGLDLKGGIHLTLGVDMKKALENSLSIAGDDLRNSAREDDIVVLKPALLPGGKIETQLLTLEKQDAFEGILKKQFGNLRVDNKEVREGRAVYTLAFTPEYVKQLTKMTLDQAVKTIRNRIDEFGVAEPDIRKQQDENRIQVQLPGLQDPERAIKIIGKTAHLEFKMVDDSADPAQAVKGIVPPGTELSMLMHRNKAGGYSEQPIVLRKEAVLTGEAISDAQVHFGNYGEPYVGIAFNPRGAKTFERLTGENVKKRMAIVLDGKVYSAPVIQEKISGGRASITGSFTPEEAADLAVVLRAGSLPAPVTVLEQRTVGPSLGQESIDKGVISTLVGGAAIILFMIAYYGLSGLVADVVLLLNIVLTMAGLAAFGATLTLPGIAGIILTIGMAVDANVLIYERIREEIRLGLSAAAAVDLGFSRATLTIVDANLTSVLTAVILYQFGTGPVRGFAVTLILGILTSMFTAIFVSRIFFDWYVKRRPEAATLSI
- a CDS encoding 4Fe-4S dicluster domain-containing protein; protein product: MKRVYPNKEFCIGCHLCELACITVHSKSKDLIIAYTKERLEDGLKSCKRFQENGPTCVALSCRHCDDPSCVAACISGALQKDPETGTTTYDMDKCVGCWSCLMACPYGAIQRHPTLNKIVKCDLCKDREGGPACVAACPNRALIFEER
- a CDS encoding class II glutamine amidotransferase, whose amino-acid sequence is MKAPERYYDFQKDIAGCGIFGVIHKKKGLINGEVPIKAMACMHDRGNGLGGGFAAYGIYPDRADLYAFHLMCDNQAGLDAAEEVLKQYFTIHASEPIPTRRVLSVKNPPVVWRFFLKPLKDRPQDMKEVLDEKDYVVSVVMKINSGVPGAFVFSSGKNMGAFKGVGFPEDMADFFRLEEYSAYIWTGHNRFPTNTPGWWGGAHPFTLLDWSIVHNGEISSYGINRRFLCEHNYICTLMTDTEVVAYLLDLLIRKHGLSKEMAAKVFAPPFWDEIARMPEEDRELYTTLRAVYGPALLNGPFAILVADNTGLMGLNDRIKLRPLLVAEKDDMVFMSSEESAVRLVCPELDSVWMPKAGEPVIVNLEA
- the yajC gene encoding preprotein translocase subunit YajC, with the translated sequence MFFDSIAHAMGSTGGAGAEGGNPITAFLPLILMFAIFYFLLIRPQQKKAKQHKEMLAGIRKGDKVLTAGGLEGAVLDVDGDSLTVEIAQGVTVKVNRNYVAGLMNPVRKADKEEK
- a CDS encoding glutamate synthase-related protein, which gives rise to MLFQPINKNYHDYRIVRDRDLCINCKVCIRQCAYEAHYWDEARQMVRHDNTKCVGCHRCEALCPTGALCIRLNQSEFRPNACWRPVFLKNIYKQADTGGVLLAGMGSPVDIPVYWDKLLLDASQVTNPSIDPLREPMELKTFLGSKPDRVEFTTTGKGKKAKPKLSTKLGPQIELNYPIMFSAMSFGSINFNLHVAMARAATELGICYNTGEGGLHKSLYQYGKNTIVQVASGRFGVDPDYLNAGAGIEIKIGQGAKPGIGGHLPGEKINEKVSETRMIPVGSDAISPAPHHDIYSIEDLHQLIFALKEASRYRVPVSVKIAAVHNVAAIASGIVRAGADIVAIDGIRGGTGAAPAMIRDNVGIPIELAIAAVDQRLRDEGIRNRASIVAAGGTRCSADVVKAIALGADACYIATAALLAVGCTLCGKCYTGKCPWGIATNDAKLSKRQNPDIAAKKMANLVRAWGHEIEEMLGGMGLNSIESLRGNRDKLRAVGLSSTEMDILGVKHAGR
- the dut gene encoding dUTP diphosphatase, which codes for MQPSPVDLNVKVKYLRPLAEEAGLAYATPSSVGLDLRACLDAPEALVEPGGRLAVPTGIAIEIVEPNVAGFVFSRSGLGAKDGLTVAQGVGVIDPDYRGEIVVWLLNTSGEVRRIERGQRIAQLVFLPCFQARILPARDLSETDRGAGGFGHTGHK
- the glgP gene encoding alpha-glucan family phosphorylase, whose amino-acid sequence is MQPLRIYSVVSKLPPKLEAMWDLAYNLFFSWNDRILNLFASIDHELWRRCQENPVTFLNNIPQKTLEELSRDDFFLSRLEDAKKALDQYMSRKPTAFTFPENKNHAPVVAYFSLEYGITLSLPIYSGGLGILAGDHLKSASDLNIPLVGMGLLYREGYFRQYMTPDGWQQERYPENDFNQMPVHPVRTKDGEPVSIIVDLAGQPLTARIWEARVGRIRLFLLDTYVPENPEHFRQITSSLYGGNLEMRLWQEILLGIGGVKALTALGLEPKVIHMNEGHSAFAGLERIRVFMQEKNLPFEAAGELAASSSVFTTHTPVPAGNDRFPPDLMRPYFEGYVRSLGLAYKVFLALGREDPRDDNEPFCMTVLALKLSRFNNGVSKLHGKVSRNMWKKVWPQYPEEDVPIGAITNGVHMPTWVAKDMALLFDRYLGVNWREDPDCARFWANAENIPDAELWRTHERLRERLVDFVRKRLRKQLLAKGARRKELQMAEEVLDPQALTIGFARRFATYKRAHLLLQDKERLLRLIQDAKRPLQFIFAGKAHPQDNEGKKIIQELIQFCRREECRYNMVFLEDYDMKIASRMVQGCDVWLNNPRRPLEACGTSGMKAMANGVMQCSTLDGWWDEAYRSDNRLGWAIGTGEEYEDLAYQDFVESQTLYNLLENEIIPEFYDRGHGNLPRSWIRGMKEALKELGPVFNAHRMVEDYVEKAYLPAYTNFLNLMRDSFEPAKALASWRMEMMTKWGTLNARNVRVETPGQIYVREPVIVECEVYLGGGLRPEDILVQIYHGPVGQDDRFSSRQTTPMTPEGVLSDGWHLFRGDLIPSEAGRFGFTVRILPHHPLLLDPHSLGLIFWAKS